The DNA region GTTATACCAGGATTATGGCAAACTTGTAAATTTACTCCTCGCCGCAGATGAATTGAGGAACCAATTAAAGCATCTATAAAACAGTCATCATCTGTCATGGAAAGTTGCTACATTACTGAGCTAAACTTTGATGTTGTACATTCAAAGCTTAAGCCTGTGATATGACAATGCTGTGTCAAGGTAATGGAAAATTTGCGAATTAGGATTTAAATAATGCACAAAAAGCTGCAACTCAACGGAAATTTTTTATTTGGCTTGTTGCTGCTGGCGATTTCTGTCTGGGCGATCGCCAACGAACTGCGCGAGTATAATTACCATGATATTCTGCGTGCGATCGCCTCAATTCCACTACAAAGCTTGAGTTGGGCTGTTGGATTCACTGCTATGGGCTATTTTGTCATGGTTGGTTACGATATTTTAGGTTTTGCCTATATTCATCGTTTCCTACACTGGCAAAAAATTGCTTTGACTAACTTTATTAGTTCTAGCTTTAGCAATACTATCGGTTTTGCTTTACTGACTGGTAGTGCTATCCGCTATCGTTTTTATTCTAGATGGCAAGTCTCAAAAATTGCGATCGCTCAAATTATCGCTTTTGTGAATTTCACATTTTGGCTGGGAATGTTTACTGTTGCTGGGTTACTTTTTTTGATTCACCCTTTCGTGATTCCCCTACAACTACATTTACCATTCACCACTGTGCGTCCTCTTGGCTGGATATTTTTGAGCTTGATGGGAATTTATTTAATTGGTAGCCTAGTTATTCACCGACCTTTAATTATTCGTAACCATGAATTTCGCTTGCCATCTTTCCAGATATCTCTGATGCAAATCATTATTTCTAGCCTTGATTGGATATTTGCTGCATCAGTACTATACAGCTTATTACCCATTAACACAGCTTGCAATTATTTAGATTTTTTAGGCATTTATTTACTTGCTATGTTTGCAGGTGTGGTGAGTAATGTTCCCGGTGGTTTAGGTGTATTTGAAACAGTAATTTTATTGATGCTGTCCAATAAAATTTCAGCAGCAGCAGTTTTAGCCGCAATGCTGGCTTATCGCGGTGTATACTACTTTTTACCTTTATTATTAGCAACAGCTTTATTAATATTTGATGAAGTTAAATCTAGTACACAATATATCATCAAAAAATAGATCATATAGCTATTTCCTAGACTTGAAAATTACAGACAGATAAATTTAACTGCCGATGGAAAAGGATGTAGAAGCGTAAGCGGCTTGCCGCAGGCTACGCAGATAAATTCTTACCTCGAAAGTCTAGTAATCGCTATATAAATATTTGAAATAGCTGTAATATTTTATCTAAATCCTGACAAATCTTATATCTTTCCGGATACAGCTAGTATTTATATGTAAACACAAATAGTAGTAGATGCACCCTTATTAATTTCTCGCCTTCAGTTATTCACTGAGGGCTTTTATTTATTGCACAGGACATATAGCAATTCTCATTACAGTAAAGTACAAGCAAGAATAATTAACCGCAGATGTAAACGCGCACTTCAGCTTACCGCAGACTACGCAGATGGCAACAGATAAATTTGTACCTCATACCATTTTGGATTTGAGATTTTGAAATGTTTTACTCTTCAGCTTTTAGCAATCTATCTGTCGCAACCATTTTTCAAATTGATATTACTTATCTTCCTGCATACTTCTGACAATTTTTGGTACTAGCCTTCTGGGTACAAATCGAACAATTTTGGCGAGGAATTTATTCATTAACCCAGGAATTACCAAGGTTTTACCGTTCATCAAGGCATCATAACCAATTTGGGCAACTGTTTCGGCATCCATCATTTTTTGCCGCTTCACCAATTTGGAATCTGCCATTCCGGTTCTTTCATGAAAGGCTGAGGCGGTTGATCCTGGACAAAGTACTGTCACAGTCACACCTGTACCTTCTAATTCGTTGGCGATCGCTTCTGAAAACGATAATACATAAGCTTTGGTAGCAAAGTAAACTGCCATCAAAGGCCCTGGTTGAAAAGCCGCCGCCGATGCTACATTCAATATTTTACCTTCTCCCTGTTTGAGCATATCTTTCAGGAATAATTTAGTTAAATGGGTAAGACATACTAAATTCACCTGAAGCATTTCTAGTTCAGCATTTAAGTTGGTGTTACTGAACAATCCATAAGTCCCAAAGCCAGCATTATTCACTAGTACATCAACTTGAATATTTGCTTGTTGTAACTCTCGAAAAATTTCCTCTGGCGCTGTAGATATTGCTAAATCTTTAACAATATATTTAACGGCAATCGAAGATTCATATTGAAATTTTTCGGCAACTTCTGTAAGTTTGATGGCATTTCTATCTACTAATACCAGATTATAATTATTTCGCGCAAAAATACAGGCTAATTCGTAACCAATTCCACTCGCAGCCCCAGTAATCAGAGCAGTTTTTCGGCTCTTAGCTTGGTGTGTTGTATTCATATTAGACAATTGGTGAATTTAAGGTGACTAATTGGTTATCTCAATCGCATTCAGGAGTCAGAATCCACCACTAATTGACCCTTCGACTACACTCGGTGTTGATTCTGATTTCTGAATTCTAGGTATTGAATCTAATTACTACAAAAGCTTTCGTATTTAAACTGTTTGATAGATAAGTAAGTAATTACTCACATTAATCAACAAAATTTCGCGCTGAACAATTTCTATCTTATCTTCAACGTTGAAATTGATATGTCATATATGAACCTTTGTCTATAAAATATGACATACTGCTCTTTCATCACTCTCATAAGATAATAAGAAAAAAAAGTATCATAAATTCTTTGCTGGACTATATTTGGGGGAACAGATCCTACTGAGACGGTAAAATTTGTCGATGATTACTGTGAATGGGAAAGAAAGCTAGTTCCCGATGTCAGGAGTTATGTAGCATTTAAATATCTGTATGTCGGCATGGTTTCAGAGATGCAACGCAAAAGTTTACCGGAGATAGCAAGATTAGTAGGGTTAAGTTTTGGAATGATTAATATTTGGCATTTCTGATGAAGGGGATGAATTTTGTTTCGTGCCTTTGCACGACAAATCAATCTTTCATGTTGCTTCGACATCTCAATTCATCCTGCATTTACGTAACGCCTAATATTCAAGCCCCTTGGTTAATTCTTGCCCATTTCCCCAAAAATTTTTCGCTCTCCCTAAAAGATGGTTATCGCTATCACGACTTGGTATAAAGATGATTTAGGAGATATCCACCCCAGAAAGACTTCATCAAGTCTCTCGATTTACCTCTAGAGGATAATCAAATTCTCTACAAAGATAGACAACTTTTTGATAAGTTAAGGTCTAATATTTTAATGCGCTTATTTATAAAATTGCTTTTGAAACTGAGTTGATAGTGCTAGAAAAAATCCTGAGTTAGAACTTTGGTGAGTGATTCTCACTCAAAACTCATTGCTAGTTGAATGACAAATAACTGTGAATCAAACAGCAAACTCTATCAATTCAAAATTCATCTTTTAGGAGGTTTGTGATGAGAATAGCTCAAGTTTCCCCACTATGGGAGAGAGTACCACCTCCAGCTTATGGGGGTATCGAGTTAGTGGTGGGGTTACTAACAGATGAATTAGTGCGGCGCGGACATGAAGTTACTTTATTTGCGTCTGGTGATTCTATCAGTTTAGCCAAGCTAGAATCAGTGCATCCTCGTGCTTTACGACTTGATAAGGATGTCAAAGAATGTAATATTTATGAAATGTTGCAGTTAGCTTCTGTCTATGAACGGGCAGATGAGTTTGATATTATTCACTCTCACATGGGTTGTGCAGCGTTACCTTATGCAAATCTTGTCAATACCCCAACAGTTCATACATTACACGGAATTTTTACACCTGATAATCAAAAGATGTTTCAATACGCGAAACGTCAACCTTTTGTCAGTATTTCTGATGCCCAACGGGATATTTCACTGGGATTGAATTATACAAGCACAGTTTACAACGGTATTGATGTTAGCAGTTACAAATTTCATCCCAAGTCAGAAGAACCACCTTATCTAGCATTTTTAGGTCGAATATCGCCGGAGAAAGGGCCACATTTAGCCATTGCAATTGCTAAACAAGCAGGTTGGCGGTTAAAAATGGCTGGTAAAGTAGATGTTGTGGATGTCGAGTACTTTGAACGAGAAATTAAACCTTTAATTGATGGTGAACAAATTGAGTATTTAGGTGAAGCAAACCATCAACAAAAAAATGTTTTGATGGGAGGTGCTGTTGCGACCTTGTTCCCAATTACTTGGCGTGAACCTTTTGGTTTAGTCATGGTGGAATCAATGGCCGCAGGTACACCAGTAATTGCGATGAAATTAGGTTCGACAACTGAGGTAATTGCCCACAGTAAAACAGGTTTTATCTGTAATAATGTGTCAGAATGCGTCAGTGCAATTAATCAGGTGGCAGATATAGATAGATATGCTTGTCGTCAGTATGTCGAAAATAACTTTAGTTTTCAGCGTATGACTGATGGTTATGAAGAAGTTTATCGGCAAATCATCCAAAAGAAAATCGCTAAAAATGGATATCTTCGTAGTAATTTGATGTCAGGAAGTATCAAAAAATAAACTATAGCATTCCTAAATCATTCATGAGCTAAAAAATCCCAGACTTCTTTAAGAAGTCTGGGATTTTAAGTAGAAGTAGGACTGAATTTTGATTTATCTGGCTTGTTTAACAAACACAACCTGACAATTTTGACTACCGTACTTTTCACAGGTTTCTACAGCAAATCTTTCTGCAAGAGATTGGTCAGTTCCCCAACCTGTACCATAACCACCATTGGAACCTACAGCCAATGCCCCCCAAGCATTTTTAAACCACAATGGTGTTGTACAATCTTTAGCGCCACTTTGACGACGACAGTTATTTAAGGAGGCGTTGATTGCGGCTTGCTTGGTTTTCGCAATTCCTGATGAGTAAGTTCTAGTAGAAGGAGAATAAGAAATTGCCCCAAATACATTTTTGGCAGAACCAGCCTCAGCAGTTGAGGTAATTACTGGTAATATCGAAATAACTGCGATCGCTGTTAATAAGCCTTTTTTCAAACCAGTTTTTAACATATCATTTCCTAATAATATTTAGGTTGTGATTACAACAAATCAAGTTGTATTGCAACTATTATTTGCTAAGTTAATTAATTTCGAGATTCGCGTTTATACTGGTTTTTGATGAAGATATACTTCATAAGTAATTTCCTGTTGAAAACCCCCAGTTTCTTGAGAAAGCTGGGGGTTTTAATTTACGAAGATGGTCTAGTTTTTCCATCTTTTTAGTTTACAAAAAATTACAATCTCCTGCACCTGGCATCAGATTATAATGCTTGGAGTCCGGCACGAATAGTTTCTATTCGTTTACGGTTAACACCTAAATCACTTTGTCCTAAACGAGAAGCTGAACGGACATGAAAAATATTCGCCTCTCGGTATAGATAAAACTCGACATCATCCACAAATCCCATCAAAGCACTTTTAAACTCAGCATATAAATAGTCTGGAGTTTCAGTAATAATTGTAGTTCTGGGTAAGGACTGGATAATACTTTTGAGATTAGCGATCGCTTCTTCGGGACTAGTATTAAAAGTTAGGGGTGCAATTTGGTGAATTGCGTCTGTACTTTGGCTAGATACACAATTAGGCGAATTAGGGCAAGCTGCTAATCTGCCATTATTTACACCCAAGTTATTCGGGCGTTTACCTGCAAATATCATAGTTTCGTTGGCTGATGGGGAAGTAAGCTGTTACATCCCTAATTTACACGCAGTCATTACTGCTTGTTGATTCATGGTGGAAATGTGTTATCCCCCAGAGGATACAAGGGTGATGCGATCGCTCTATGATGCGGTAAGTACTGTCTAGACAAAAAGGAATTATGTCGCCAACCATCTCCATTAACGATAGTCAGCGATTACAACTCAAACCCCTGGAAATCCCTTCCAAGCTGCTATTAGGCCCTGGCCCTTCCAATGCCCATCCTACAGTTCTCCAGGCAATGAATACCTCACCTCTAGGGCATCTTGACCCAGATTTCTTAGGGCTGATGAATGAAATTCAATCTTTACTCCGCTATGTTTGGCAAACCGAAAATCCGCACACTATCGCCGTCAGTGGTACTGGTTCTGCTGCAATGGAAGCAACTATCGCCAATGCTGTCGAACCCGGTGATGTGGTATTAATTGGTGTGACTGGATATTTTGGAAATCGCTTAGTTGATATGGCGGGGCGATATGGTGCTGATGTCCGTACCATTACTAAACCTTGGGGGCAAGTTTTCTCTCTAGAAGAACTCCGCACAGCTATGGAAACCCATCGCCCGACAATTTTAGCTTTGGTTCACGCTGAAACTTCTACAGGTGCGCGTCAGCCTTTAGACGGTGTTGGTGAACTCTGTCGGGAATTCGGCACGCTGTTATTAATCGATACTGTCACTAGCCTCGGTGGTGTGCCGATATTTTTAGATGAATGGGGAGTTGATTTAGCTTATAGCTGTAGTCAAAAAGGCTTGGGTTGTCCGCCTGGGGCTTCACCATTTACCATGAGTCCTCGTGCTTGGGAAAAATTGCAGCGCCGCAGCACGAAGGTGGCAAACTGGTATTTAGATATGACTTTGCTGAGTAAGTATTGGGGTAGTGAACGTGTTTATCATCATACAGCCCCCATTAATTTGTATTATGCTCTGCGGGAAGCTTTGCGGTTAGTTGCCGAGGAAGGATTAGCTAACTGTTGGCAACGTCATCAAAAGAATGTGGAATATCTCTGGGACAGGCTAGAAGAAATCGGACTTAGCTGTCACGTTGAACGGGAATATCGTTTACCCACTTTGACTACAGTCTGCATTCCTGAAGGGGTGGACGGTAAAGTTATTGCCAGACAGCTACTAACAGAACATGGCATTGAAGTTGGTGGTGGACTGGGAGAACTGGCTGGTAAAGTTTGGCGTGTTGGATTAATGGGTTTTAATAGCCGGAAAGAAAATGTTGACCGCCTGATAGAAGCACTGGCAAAAGTCTTACATTAGAGGCTAGGGGCTAGGGAATAGGGAATCATTTTCCTTATTCCCAACTCCCGATTCTTCATTCCCCATCTTCATACATCATTTAATACAGGTGCGTTAATTAGGATGTAACGCACCGTCATAACAATGGTAATCGCACCCTTAATCCTTTATTTGTGAAATTAAATAACGACTCGACACTTTAAGCAACAACTTCTTCCCGTTGACAATCAAATACAACCATAAAAGAAGCATCAGGAATCATTTGACGTAGGCGCTGCATATAACCATCGGCATCAGAACGACTGCGAAAGCGAGCGACAATTTCTCTTTGGGCATCGGGCTGTAAACGGGCAATTGCCCAAGAATTTAGGCGTTCTTTGTAGGCGATCGCTTGATTTTCGTTCTGATTAGCTTTGTATTCAGTATTTTGTGGCATGATCTAAAAATATCCGTGTGTAATTTTCAGTGAAGGCGTTACTGACTTCTCTTGGCGGGGATGCACTAACGCCTTTTTTCAAGTTGCTGCCACCTTGTTATTCGATTATTTTTGGATTGTCAAGATTTCGCGGATTATTTTACAAGAACTTATCTTGTTAATTAAACTTGCGATCGCTCTCAAAGCCTTTATTAGCAACTAACAAAGGTCAAAACCAATCCAAAATTTTGAATATTAACAAGTGTGGCATCTCCACGAGAGTTACTTACTTCTACACGCACATTTAATACCAACCGGACAAATTTCTTAACGTCTTAATATATACATTTATTCAATTCCGTATCCAAAATTACTTTCCCAAAGGCTATTTATATCTGAAGAAATAATATTAATTTTTATCAAAAATTATTAAATTGATTGAGGGATATTTTTAGTTGCTGAGATAAAAATCATAAAAACTGCCTGATTTTAATTAGCTTGACCAACTGTTTAGTAATTCGTTAAAATTTCTGCGAATTAATACTTTTGTATACAGAAAATAAATGCCATTAGTAACATCGATAATTCAAAAAATTGCTCCCCAACTAGGAGCAGTAGTTGTAGTAGACCCAGAATATGCTTTTGTTGGGCATATTACATTTAAAAACGGTAATAAAGCTTGTTTTAGTCATAGTAAATTAAATATCAATGGTTTTGGGTCTGCCGAAATAGCTAAAGATAAAGCATATTCAAACTTTTTTTTGAAACACTTTGGTTATAAAGTTACGGAAGGGCAAACTTTTTTTAGCAAAAAAATCTGTGAAAAAATCAGCAGTGAGAGAAATATTGATGCTGGATTTGATTACGCTAAAGAATTAGGTT from Aulosira sp. FACHB-615 includes:
- a CDS encoding lysylphosphatidylglycerol synthase domain-containing protein, with product MHKKLQLNGNFLFGLLLLAISVWAIANELREYNYHDILRAIASIPLQSLSWAVGFTAMGYFVMVGYDILGFAYIHRFLHWQKIALTNFISSSFSNTIGFALLTGSAIRYRFYSRWQVSKIAIAQIIAFVNFTFWLGMFTVAGLLFLIHPFVIPLQLHLPFTTVRPLGWIFLSLMGIYLIGSLVIHRPLIIRNHEFRLPSFQISLMQIIISSLDWIFAASVLYSLLPINTACNYLDFLGIYLLAMFAGVVSNVPGGLGVFETVILLMLSNKISAAAVLAAMLAYRGVYYFLPLLLATALLIFDEVKSSTQYIIKK
- a CDS encoding SDR family oxidoreductase produces the protein MNTTHQAKSRKTALITGAASGIGYELACIFARNNYNLVLVDRNAIKLTEVAEKFQYESSIAVKYIVKDLAISTAPEEIFRELQQANIQVDVLVNNAGFGTYGLFSNTNLNAELEMLQVNLVCLTHLTKLFLKDMLKQGEGKILNVASAAAFQPGPLMAVYFATKAYVLSFSEAIANELEGTGVTVTVLCPGSTASAFHERTGMADSKLVKRQKMMDAETVAQIGYDALMNGKTLVIPGLMNKFLAKIVRFVPRRLVPKIVRSMQEDK
- a CDS encoding glycosyltransferase family 4 protein gives rise to the protein MRIAQVSPLWERVPPPAYGGIELVVGLLTDELVRRGHEVTLFASGDSISLAKLESVHPRALRLDKDVKECNIYEMLQLASVYERADEFDIIHSHMGCAALPYANLVNTPTVHTLHGIFTPDNQKMFQYAKRQPFVSISDAQRDISLGLNYTSTVYNGIDVSSYKFHPKSEEPPYLAFLGRISPEKGPHLAIAIAKQAGWRLKMAGKVDVVDVEYFEREIKPLIDGEQIEYLGEANHQQKNVLMGGAVATLFPITWREPFGLVMVESMAAGTPVIAMKLGSTTEVIAHSKTGFICNNVSECVSAINQVADIDRYACRQYVENNFSFQRMTDGYEEVYRQIIQKKIAKNGYLRSNLMSGSIKK
- a CDS encoding DUF4189 domain-containing protein, with product MLKTGLKKGLLTAIAVISILPVITSTAEAGSAKNVFGAISYSPSTRTYSSGIAKTKQAAINASLNNCRRQSGAKDCTTPLWFKNAWGALAVGSNGGYGTGWGTDQSLAERFAVETCEKYGSQNCQVVFVKQAR
- a CDS encoding DUF1499 domain-containing protein, which encodes MIFAGKRPNNLGVNNGRLAACPNSPNCVSSQSTDAIHQIAPLTFNTSPEEAIANLKSIIQSLPRTTIITETPDYLYAEFKSALMGFVDDVEFYLYREANIFHVRSASRLGQSDLGVNRKRIETIRAGLQAL
- a CDS encoding alanine--glyoxylate aminotransferase family protein → MSPTISINDSQRLQLKPLEIPSKLLLGPGPSNAHPTVLQAMNTSPLGHLDPDFLGLMNEIQSLLRYVWQTENPHTIAVSGTGSAAMEATIANAVEPGDVVLIGVTGYFGNRLVDMAGRYGADVRTITKPWGQVFSLEELRTAMETHRPTILALVHAETSTGARQPLDGVGELCREFGTLLLIDTVTSLGGVPIFLDEWGVDLAYSCSQKGLGCPPGASPFTMSPRAWEKLQRRSTKVANWYLDMTLLSKYWGSERVYHHTAPINLYYALREALRLVAEEGLANCWQRHQKNVEYLWDRLEEIGLSCHVEREYRLPTLTTVCIPEGVDGKVIARQLLTEHGIEVGGGLGELAGKVWRVGLMGFNSRKENVDRLIEALAKVLH